The following proteins come from a genomic window of Molothrus ater isolate BHLD 08-10-18 breed brown headed cowbird unplaced genomic scaffold, BPBGC_Mater_1.1 matUn_MA100, whole genome shotgun sequence:
- the LOC118700940 gene encoding cyclin-dependent kinase 20-like, which produces MPRGMEQYIVLGRIGEGAHGVVFKAKHRETGELVALKKVPLRRPEEGLPPQTLREIKALREMEAHPHVIRLRAAFAQGPAVVLALELLVGDLGGLLRAAPAPLPPARVRALLAMTLRGLGHVHGQHLVHRVRHPKTGEGTPKTRGGTPKMG; this is translated from the exons ATGCCCCGCGGCATGGAGCAGTACATCGTGCTGGGCCGCATCGGGGAGGGCGCGCACGGCGTCGTGTTCAAGGCCAAGCACCGCGAG aCCGGGGAGCTGGTGGCCCTCAAGAAGGTGCCGCTGCGGCGCCCCGAGGAGGGGCTGCCCCCACAGACCCTGCGCGAGATCAAAGCCCTGCGCGAGATGGAGGCGCACCCCCAT gtgaTCCGGCTCCGTGCCGCCTTTGCCCAGGGCCCCGCCGTGGTTCTGGCCCTGGAGCTCCTGGTTGGGGACCTGGGGGGGCTCCtgcgggcggccccggccccgctgcccccggcccgggtgagggccctgctggccatgACCCTGCGGGGGCTGGGCCACGTGCACGGCCAGCACCTCGTGCACAGGGTGAGGCACCCGAAAACGGGAGAGGGGACCCCGAAAACGAGGGGAGGGACCCCGAAAATGGGATAG
- the LOC118700934 gene encoding proteolipid protein 2, with product MESSGTQSCPATCVAFSRTRKGLVLIGEIVLCLLTLVCFGASRTGYVGLAVVELVLAALVLLAWSCRLPQRMQLLHWGWSDFTRCVIGAVLFLIISLIVIVSHRDGAGIAGGVFGLLAGVLLGYDAYITFPLRQGHTAAPTESPEGA from the exons ATGGAGTCCAGCGGGACCCAGAGCTGCCCCGCCACCTGCGTCGCCTTCAGCCGCACCCGGAAGGGGCTGGTGCTCATCGGCGAGATC gtgctgtgCCTGCTGACCCTGGTGTGTTTCGGGGCGTCCCGCACGGGTTACGtggggctggcagtggtggAGCTGGTGTTGGCTgcgctggtgctgctggcctggagCTGCCGCCTGCCGCAGCGcatgcagctgctgcactggggctggagc GACTTCACACGCTGCGTCATCGGGGCCGTGCTCTTCCTCATCATCTCCCTCATCGTCATCGTCAGCCACCGTGACGGGGCCGGCATCGCgggaggg GTGTTCGGGCTCCTGGCTGGGGTCCTGCTGGGATATGACGCCTACATCACCTTCCCCCTACGGCAGGGCCACACCGCCGCCCCCACTG AGTCCCCAGAGGGTGCCTGA
- the MAGIX gene encoding PDZ domain-containing protein MAGIX, with product MPPPEAPPGPSVSVVVVVGGSCVLRYSRPPPPPPGRSRAPAWGEPRGQRESGERGEETGEERGEERGELLVLLRSLGPGAPPEPVAATSFVGPEPRDLLPNAPELSSPSSAGAGPGHGLGWAQHSPPFAVELPRGPGGFGFSLRGGPAGVFVRGLREGGPAQRCGCIQVSDELLAINGAPTAGMSHAQALARIRGGGSRLRLLLRRPHGSPPAPAARGVLRLCVGSSPRGEPCFCLVGGLHP from the exons ATGCCGCCCCCGGAGGCGCCGCCCGGGCCCAGCG TCagtgtggtggtggtggtggggggcTCCTGTGTGCTCCGCTACAGCcgcccccccccgccgccccccggccgCAGCCGCGCCCCGGCCTGGGGAGAGCCCCGGGGGCAGAGAGAGAGcggagagaggggagaggagacgggagaggagaggggagaggagaggggagagctgctggtgctgctgcgGAGCCTCG GCCCTGGGGCCCCccctgagcccgtggctgcCACCAGCTTCGTGGGGCCTGAGCCCCGGGACCTGCTGCCCAACG ctccagagctgagcagccccagcagcgccggggcggggccgggccatggactgggctgggcacag CACTCGCCCCCATTCGCTGTGGAGCTGCCGCGGGGCCCGGGTGGGTTCGGGTTCAGCCTCCGGGGGGGCCCCGCCGGGGTTTTCGTGCGGGGGCTGCGCGAGGGGGGCCCAGCCCAGCGCTGCGGCTGCATCCAG GTCAGTGATGAGCTCCTGGCCATCAACGGGGCCCCCACGGCCGGCATGAGCCACGCGCAGGCCCTGGCCCGGATCCGGGGGGGGGGCAGCCGCCTGCGCCTGCTGCTGCGCCGCCCCCACG ggtcgcccccagccccggcggCGCGGGGGGTGCTGCGGCTGTGCGTGGGCAGCTCCCCGCGGGGGGAGCCCTGCTTCTGCCTCGTGGGGGGGCTGCACCCCTGA